The Hymenobacter oligotrophus genome segment CTGGACGCGCTTCCGCGCTGCGCACAACCGCTTTTTCGACCGCCTGAAGGAGCACATCAGCTCGAAGCGCTCGGAGGCCAAGGACCAGTACATGGACGACAACCTCGGCCGCAAGCGCGCCCTGGTAGCCGAGGCCGAAGCCCTGCTGAACCAGCCTATGCACGAGGCCGTGGCCCGCGCCAAGGAGCTGCAAGCCGCCTGGAAAAAGGTGGGACCCGTGCGCGGCCCCGAGTCGGACCAGGTGTGGGAGCAGTTTTTGGCTGCCTGCGACAAAGTGTTCGAACTCAGCTCGCTCGAGCACTACATCCGGAAGCGCCAACCGCAGGAAGGCCCCAAACCCAGCGGACAGGAACAATATTCGCAGCGCGTTGCAGCGTTGCGCGAGTTCATTAAGTACGACCGCCAAGAGCAGGACGTGCTGCAGGAAAACCTAGGCAAGCTGAACGACTCGCCGGGCAATGACGCATTCCGCACGATGCTACAAAGCAAAATCAGGGCGTTCGAGCGCAAAATCCGCACGAAAAACGAACTGATCGAGCTGCTTCGTCAGCGTTACGCCGAATAACCTAACATTTCCCCACGTTTTACGTTGTCCAATCGCCTGTCGACCTGACGCCTTGGCGTACTATATATCGGCGGCCGGATTTTTGCTAGCGGCGTACCGCTACTTTACCAAACCCATTTTACGCACAGCCTACTATGTACTGGACCCTGGAACTCGCCTCGTATCTGGAAGATGCTCCCTGGCCCGCCACCAAGGACGAGCTCATCGATTACTCGATTCGTTCGGGCGCCCCGATGGAGGTAGTGGAAAACCTGCAGGCCCTCGAAGACGACGGCCAACCTTACGAGAGCATCGAAGAAGTATGGCCGGACTACCCGACCAAGGAAGACTTCATGTTCAACGAGGACGAGTACTAGTTGGTACTGAGTATTGGGTATTGAGTAGTCAGACACTCCAATGGTCAGCGTAATGCGCTGGCAGGTTTCTTACTACTCATGTCTCACTACTCACTACTTACTCAAAATCTGGTTGCGGGGTACGAACGACGCGTTCTGCTCCGCAACCTTTTTTTATCGGTGCCCGAAGGGGCTTTTGTGGCTGTTGTAGGCCACAACGGTGCTGGCAAAACCACGCTGTTTCGGGTGCTTACGGGGCAGATGGCTTACACCGGCCAAGTGCAGCTGCACGGCCGCGACTTGCGGCACATTCGGCGCCCGGCCGCCGAGGGTGCGCTGGCTCATTTGCCACAACGCAACGCCATCAGCTTTCCGATAGAAGTTCGCGAGTTGGTGGTGATGGGCCGATTTCGGCAGCGCCGCGGCATGCTTGCCGGCTACACCACGCAGGACTACGCCCTAGCCGACGAAGCCTTGGAGCAAGTGGGCGCCACGCATTTGGCGCACCAAAATTTTACGCTGCTTTCGGGCGGCGAGCAACAACTCGTGTGGCTGGCGCAGTTGCTGCTGCAAGATGCCCGGCTGTGGCTGCTCGACGAGCCCACGCAGCAGCTCGATGTGTATTACCGCCGGCGCGTGTTCAGCCTGCTGCAGCAATGGGTGCAAGAGCGCCACAAAACCATTCTGTGCATCACTCACGACCTCGACCAATTGCCCAACCTGCCGGGCTACCTGCTCAACCTGTCGGCACCCGAGCCGCAGCTTGAGCCCCTTAACGAGGCCACCGTTGCCGCCGCCCGCGCGTGGCTGGAAAACGAGGCTAGCCTGCCCACGGCGCACAGCCGCACCTAGGCCCGTACCGGCTGCCCAACGGCTTGCTGCTCGCGCACGCCCGGTTTGCCCCGCAGTACGTTGGCAATCGACTGCATAAAGGGCCAGGGCGTTACCGAGTTCATTACCTGAAAATTTTCGATCCAGTTGGTGCGCTCGTCCAGAAAATCGAGGATGCGCTCCACGGGGTTGTGGGCAAACAACTCACTGAAAAT includes the following:
- a CDS encoding DUF2795 domain-containing protein, with protein sequence MYWTLELASYLEDAPWPATKDELIDYSIRSGAPMEVVENLQALEDDGQPYESIEEVWPDYPTKEDFMFNEDEY
- a CDS encoding ABC transporter ATP-binding protein codes for the protein MSHYSLLTQNLVAGYERRVLLRNLFLSVPEGAFVAVVGHNGAGKTTLFRVLTGQMAYTGQVQLHGRDLRHIRRPAAEGALAHLPQRNAISFPIEVRELVVMGRFRQRRGMLAGYTTQDYALADEALEQVGATHLAHQNFTLLSGGEQQLVWLAQLLLQDARLWLLDEPTQQLDVYYRRRVFSLLQQWVQERHKTILCITHDLDQLPNLPGYLLNLSAPEPQLEPLNEATVAAARAWLENEASLPTAHSRT